TAATTTTGCACTGAAAGTCGAAATAGAAAAGTACCCTCTCCAGGCAAACATTTAAGAGCAAGTAACCAGAAGCATGCGATTGCACCGGCCTCACCAAACAGGCCCAGTCGATCTACTAGGAGAGAGCCACCATCTAGAATCAAGTCATGACCAAGTGAGACCCGATGTAATGCTCTTGGAGCGAATGCGGGtttatgcaataaataaaaaagggggaGCCGAGTGGCTTGATTTTTGTTATTCATTGCGCATGATTGTGACTAAAGTCATGAATGACACTTCCTATCAGGATGATTACTGTAATTACAGTAAGGACAAAACTGGTCGCCACACCATCTGCACGGCCTAGTGTACGTTCCTCTCGAATTATTGATGTGACGTGTGGCCTTTACCTGACGGCTTCAGATCGGATAGTAGGTTGGTTTGTTGGTTGGTTGATTGAATCTAAAGGACGTACACGCTAACGAGTGCACTAGCATTTAAAAGACGCATTTGGCAGTTTGTTCGTGTTGTGGAGCGTCAAAGATGCGGGTTTGGGGAGTGGTGTCTTGTCGGAGCCAACAGCAAATAGTCCTTTCAGGTATACGCGAATCATGCTGTTCCAAACTTCAGAAATGGGTGCGACTAGTGTCCATATGATAAAGTGATTACTACATATTGTAAAAGGGTGACAGTGGTGATAGATGCATTTCTCACAGTGCAACAGCAAATGCTGCACATCCCTTCAACTTCACAAGGACACCAGCGAAAGCAAGGTCCCTTTATCGCCCAATTTCCCGAATCAGACGCACGCCATGACATGTAAGACGCGTCAATGCTGTTTTACGCGTACCTTGATTCTTCCCGTATATTTACAGTAGATGATGTATGGAAGACATGGCGTCGGGGGAGGCACGGAATAAAACATGTATAGTATGGCGTTAGTGTTAAAAAATATTTCAAGCACACGTTTTCTCTATTATGCGGTATGTAGGAAAAATCTTGATTTCGTCTTTCCGTCGGCAGCGTGGAATGCCCCCTTTGGGCACATGGGCACGCCCGCTTACGAAATAAGGCCAATCATATCCTGGCCAGGTTCATCGACTTTGAGGATTGTTGGTGCACCTAATGTTCGCTAGGTATAGCCGGATACGCAGACCGCATGGAACCGGGCGCAGCGGGACTTGTCTGTTTCTTTCCGCATTTATACTAAGCGCGTCTAGTGTTCGCTGAGCCTCTTATGCCAGCAGTGCTATCAGCACGGAGCACCCTCTTCCTTCCTATCCCTGTCCTCTCTATCTCTGTCATCTGTTCAAGTGTCAGTGGCGCGCAAGGCAGTTACGGTGCGGTCAGCAAGCTTACCTTTTCTGTATCAaccaacctctctctctctctttctgtctgtgTTCCAGATAATTTTTGTGTCATCTTTCCTAATCGAAATTATTTGAAATTGAAGCAACCCGCTCCGGAACTTCCTCTGCAATTATTTGGATGCCTATAGCGGGCGTATTGCTGAAGAATTGGTAACGGGATTCTGCAATCCCAAACGAAGTGAGACTCACCGGATTAATGAAGCCGAACCTGTGCAGTGAAAGGCCTGAGACGATGCTGCCATCATACAGTAAGCTGCACGGTATCAAACATATTTGAGAAATTCAAGGAAGATTCACCTGTTCATTAACACAATATGTATGCACTTTGACACACATGACATTGATAGAAGCTATTCGTAAGTTGTTAATTCTGAagaaagcactttttttttctattgaatGTGCCCACGAGAATTTGCTTCGGAACTTATTGACAAATAGTGCACATATTAGAGACATAAAAATCCTTTCGTTTCTGTAATTGTGCAAAAGATATATAAGAACGTGTTTTCGTAGAGGCATTTACTTCCATAAATGTGATTCTTCCGAATATAGTTACCAGTGACCACCAACTACGTGTCTTCGGTGCAGGTGTTATTTGATCACTTGCTTTGTGTTTACGTTACAGGGACAACAGGGGAGTTAAGGAATAGCTGTACACGGCTTTTTTTGGAAATTGTAGACACTGAACACTGCCATATCAATCTTTAGGATAACACAAGCAATTATAACAACTTACTCGGTAACAGGATCAGGCGTGACATGTCTCCATGGAACGTAGGACCCACAATATTCCGGCGTGTAGCTGTCGTTTACAGAAGGAAAGGCTGGGGCAAGTACCTGGAATTGTTTGACCATTTGGCATTATTGTGGCATCAGAGCTTAATAtatcaagacaaaaaaaaagttcatacaTGGTAAATATACAATGGCGTTAATTTAAATGAGTGCAAGCTCAAGGTTCACGTGTGGTACATTAGTATATTCGCTTCTGTTTCACTGCATCTGCACGAAATACACGCGTGCGTTAGGTTATGATCACGAAAACATGCAATTTGAAGAACACGGCCATTTCTACACACAGTCCACCTGCGCCTCCTCTTATCGGATTATCTCAGAACACATGTATTGGTAAAAAAAATTGTAGGTTCTAAGACGTGACCCTGCCAAAGCAATATCTCGGAGCCTGGACGTGTCCTCGATACTACAGGTGCAAGTGAGTGAGTGGATTCTCACCTTGTACCTATGCACGAATGCGATTTGCTGGTGCAGGCAGGCGGTGCTGTGCACCGAGTtccaatccaggccagaagccaCACATGATGCCGCCGGGAACCACATGAGGCCGCCACCGACAAAGTTCCCTGCTTCGCCTGTTAGCGCTGCGGGACTGCGGCGACAACGGGGTAGGCGATGTGCGTGATGCCGTTTCCTGTGCCGACGAACTAAGTCAGGTCCCTCGTTGGCGCGTGATTGCTTCGCTTTGTTCCTGTTAGGCAGCATCGCAGGAGCACTCCCATCAGGTGGAATTTGGAGGTGAGGTCTCTTGCGCTGTGCGGAGGTCACTTTATGAGAATGCACTTCCTGGGTTTCCAGGTTTTTCTGCCGCAGCGCGTAAGTGTTTTCGTTTTGCGGACGGTGGGTTTCTAACTCTTTCGGCCGCTTCCTCGGAGTAGTGATCCTTTCGGCCACGCTAGCCTCGGGCTTACGTGCGTTTGGTGGCTCCAGTGGCAGTACGGCAGGTGCTGTGGTTTTGGGTGGTTTGTGAGCTTGGAGCCTGGATCGGTTTACATAGGACGTGACCGCAGACAACTCTGCAGCATGCGAACGGGCGTTGTGCTGCCGCGTCTGGAGCGCTTGTTTGACGGGGCTGCTCTGGAATGGGAGGCGTACACAAAGAGAATAGGAACAGAGTACAGTTGCATATCTTGATTTTTTGAAGGTGATGTAGCTTTGAAGCGGACGTTAGCCAAATAATGCACGGCATCTAGTGTGGAAGCACAAGTGGCGTCCGAACGAACACCTTGTAATTTAGTAAAACGATGACAGAATAAAGAAACAAGCGTATAGTGCGCCATTGTtctgcttttttcttttgtttccatTATATTTTCAGTCTTGGTGGTACTTTGTTCGCAGGTACATTAGGACTAGGACGTTAGCATTAGCATTAGGACGTTAGCACTAAATCACAGAGGCACACCCGTCGTTGTGCTAAGAGCAGCGTTCGACTGCGCGTGTATTCAGATGTAACGCGTTTTGTGTCGGCGATGTCTTGAGTTGCAAGAAGGGCACATGTGGGCGTGACAAAGTTTGTCGCACAATATATCTTACTGGTTACTATCCCATGCGCTCACGCGCCGCAATGTCAAACGAGTCAACGCGCGGTGAAGTTGTCAATTGTCACAACGTAGGACTTCTCTAGAGGATATACTGTGCGGAAAACAATTAGACGCGTGCTCTGTTATAGTTATGTGTTACGTGGAGTAGGCTTGTTACATTTGGGCTACTGGCGTCTTTTATATTTAGTCTTATGCTCTAATACTACTGGCGCGGTGAGGATTTTTTAAACTCCAGCTTGTTATTCTACATGAAAAGTCCGTTTTAATCACCATATTGATGGTAATGCTGTATTTAACTTTATGTCATCCTGCTGCCAAACCAGGCCGGTGCTCTTATCAAAGGTCTGTATTAGCGGAGTAAAAGGCAGTGGTACTTTGTTCACAGGTCGTAGGACCTTAGCGTTAAATAACATAGGCGCACCCGTTGTTTTGCCTGTAGCAGCGTTAGACTGTGCGCGTATTCGGCTGTAATGCTTTTAAACTAGTGGTTTCACTAAACAGAGTGCGAAATATCACGCAGTAATCTGTCCTTCTATGCTAGATGTAATTTCTTATAACTTGTAGGCCTTTATACTCAATACATTTCGAAGGAGTGCATTCAGACACATTCGGGGAAATAAGTTCGTTTCATACTTAGACCGCATTGACACTGCGGGCAGTCAGTCATTCACATACCAATGTGCTACAAGAAACTAAAAGTGGGGCTAACAGAATATAGAACTAAACTAAAACCACTTACCGATCCTAGAGGTACTGTCTTTATCGGCCTAATCTGCACGCCAGCAACAAGTTTTTCGCGACTTGAAGCTTGTTCTTTATCATGGGCTCTGGTGATCTCAACTTGAGGTTGCGCGGCAATTTTACGCCTTCCTCTACGTTTCCTTCTCCTGCGGCGAATTCTCCGCACTCTAAAGATGGCGCGCCCTTTTTTCCGACGTTTTCGGGAACCAACGAGATATCGGTTCCGCGAGCGCTTGGATCTGTTGTCCACAAGCGCGCCGCCCAAGCCGAACCATGAGCTTCTGTTGTAAGCGAGATAAGTGCGGTGTCTTGTTGAGCCGATGTCTGTTATAACTCCGGCGCTAGTGTTGTGGCCCACTTGCCTACTGCTGCTGCCGTTGTGATCAACCAGGCCAGACAAATAGCCTCCACTCGATGTACCGAATGCATGACTCCGAACGTGACTTCCACCTTTCGAAGAAGAAACGGTGGATTGCCGAGTGCCACGCTCAGCGGACGCCTTGGTCTCCGTCTGTTTTAGCCCGAGTAAGGCATTTGCTGCCGCTGCACTCATGCTGACTGTCGTCTTGGCTACTGTATTAAGCTTGTGTTTTGCATCGCTGCTTTTGTAGTTCGAGGATACAACTCTTCGATTGGCGTTCGGCCGATGCGCTAATACAATCCCGCTCTCACTTGTTTTCAATCGCGACCCATGCTCTGTATTCGCACTGCCTGTGATGTTTTGAGAGCCCGAATTTTCTCGTGCGTGCTGGGATACTTCATTGACCAACTTCTTCATTGATTTACGGCCGTCGCTTTTCGAAGTCTGGGGTATGACCAGTTTCGAACTCGTGGTATGATTTCGCTTGTAAACGTTATTTAGAGTCGTTTTCGAACTTTGGAAGTCAGACAACGTGGATGTGCTGCCTATTGTGAACCTCGAGCCTAAATGTTTTCTTGCAGCCTGGGTTGTTCCTCTTACAGACATGTCTTCAATTTTACCAGGATATATCTTCGGTGTGACGGCTTCTGTTGATGTCTTCCCTGCTGTGCGCTTCACCTTAAAACTACCAGTTCTGTTTCTGCCTGTGCTGTTTGAGCTGGATGACAGAAATATGCTTCCATTATTGCTGCTTCCAGCGAAGTTATCTGAGCTTGAACTGTTCCTTCTGCCGTGGTGTACTTCCTTAGGATAAGTTTCCACTCTTTTGTTTCCTTTGCTTATAAATGATCCCACCACCTTTGATTTCCCGTTTGCTGTGACACTCTGCTTGATGCGTTCAGTATTATTTGTTGCGTACCTCTTGGAGGCGGAATTAATGCCGGTACTCGTCGAACTTGAATTATTCCTGGCCTCTTTGGACCCTTCGCCTGGGATCTCCTTTCCGCTATGGTGCTTTTTGCTGTTCAAAGCACTGACTGTAGTCAGCTTGCTGCCTGACTGATGGCTATACTTATAATCACGTGCTTCGTCGCCTTCATAGCCTAAGGAAACAGTCGTATTTGGGCTCGTCGTTAGAGACTTAGCTGGTCTATCGAACTGTTGGTTGCCAACGTAGACAAAAGTTGCTCTGGTACTGGTCGTCGTCAATTTTTGTGCTTTGGACGCGAACGCCTTCGTCGATCTCTTATTAACGTATGAAGTTCCCTTCTGCGGTTGGGAATTCTTGATGTTCGTCTGCTGATTGGGCGCCAACAGCTGCTTTCTCTTTTCTTTGTTCATGTTTCCTCTGGTGCCATCGCTTGAAGACGTATTCGCACCTACCGCAGACCCTACGGAATACGAAGATAAAAATTAGTATTGCTATATTACGAAGAGAATTGTTAGCGAATGTTAATACAGAGCCGGAGCTACTGCAATCGTTCATGGTGTGTGTAGTTGGGCAATTTGAAGTGACCCCAGTTTGAATTATAAACTGCCTGAATTATTTGGAAAGTGTTTCCGAAGCGTACTATAAAGCACTATATTGCATAAATATACACACTTTTCTTAGTAATATTAGAATAAATAACCAAAGCACGAACTACCACTGAGGTAGGAATGTCCGACTTCACTTAAAGGAAGTCCCTATTTGGTATGTCCGAGTTACAGTTTCCATGTAAATCAGTTATTCAGAACACTGCTATGACCTGTCAACTCAGTTAGATTCAGAGTAGATGTTACCGAAAGGTGTCAAGTTATGTCAGGTAAGCCAGGTTAGACGAGATATCATCATTGTAAAACCCTTAAGAGATCATCATAAAGGTGTTCTAAAGCTACACTTGTGCCACATATGATCATGTAGGCTTTACATCCACGCACGCGGCCTCTGTGTCTGCGTATCTTCGATTGTGATAGACTGTCAGAGTTGGAGAAATCGCCTTAGGTGACGTTATGCAT
This genomic stretch from Dermacentor silvarum isolate Dsil-2018 chromosome 2, BIME_Dsil_1.4, whole genome shotgun sequence harbors:
- the LOC125943223 gene encoding serine-rich adhesin for platelets-like, producing the protein MNKEKRKQLLAPNQQTNIKNSQPQKGTSYVNKRSTKAFASKAQKLTTTSTRATFVYVGNQQFDRPAKSLTTSPNTTVSLGYEGDEARDYKYSHQSGSKLTTVSALNSKKHHSGKEIPGEGSKEARNNSSSTSTGINSASKRYATNNTERIKQSVTANGKSKVVGSFISKGNKRVETYPKEVHHGRRNSSSSDNFAGSSNNGSIFLSSSSNSTGRNRTGSFKVKRTAGKTSTEAVTPKIYPGKIEDMSVRGTTQAARKHLGSRFTIGSTSTLSDFQSSKTTLNNVYKRNHTTSSKLVIPQTSKSDGRKSMKKLVNEVSQHARENSGSQNITGSANTEHGSRLKTSESGIVLAHRPNANRRVVSSNYKSSDAKHKLNTVAKTTVSMSAAAANALLGLKQTETKASAERGTRQSTVSSSKGGSHVRSHAFGTSSGGYLSGLVDHNGSSSRQVGHNTSAGVITDIGSTRHRTYLAYNRSSWFGLGGALVDNRSKRSRNRYLVGSRKRRKKGRAIFRVRRIRRRRRKRRGRRKIAAQPQVEITRAHDKEQASSREKLVAGVQIRPIKTSSPVKQALQTRQHNARSHAAELSAVTSYVNRSRLQAHKPPKTTAPAVLPLEPPNARKPEASVAERITTPRKRPKELETHRPQNENTYALRQKNLETQEVHSHKVTSAQRKRPHLQIPPDGSAPAMLPNRNKAKQSRANEGPDLVRRHRKRHHAHRLPRCRRSPAALTGEAGNFVGGGLMWFPAASCVASGLDWNSVHSTACLHQQIAFVHRYKVLAPAFPSVNDSYTPEYCGSYVPWRHVTPDPVTE